Proteins encoded together in one Bacteroides ovatus window:
- the tilS gene encoding tRNA lysidine(34) synthetase TilS, with protein MIQQRVTKYIEKEHLFSPDDKILVALSGGADSVALLYILHTAGYHCEAAHCNFHLRGKESDRDELFVRQLCERMEIHLHTIDFNTTQYATEKHISIEMAARELRYQWFEKIRKECQADVVAVAHHQDDSIETILLNLIRGTGITGLLGIRPRNGTIVRPLLCINREEIIRYLQNIGQDYVTDSTNLEDEYTRNKIRLNLLPLMQEINPSVKNTLIDTSNYLNDVATIYNKCIEETKKKIITAEGIRICDLVKEPAPEAILFEVLHPLGFNSAQIKDITHSLHSQPGKQFCSKEWRVIKDREFLLIETAESENETLPPFQIIKEEKEYTPDFLIPREKEIACFDADKLNGEIHYRKWQPGDTFIPFGMKGKKKISDYLTDRKFSISQKERQWVLCCGEHIAWLIGERTDNRFRIDETTKRVVIYKIV; from the coding sequence ATGATACAACAACGCGTTACAAAATATATAGAAAAGGAACATTTATTCTCACCGGATGATAAAATCCTGGTCGCATTGAGTGGTGGTGCCGACTCGGTGGCATTACTATATATTCTGCATACAGCAGGCTATCATTGCGAAGCCGCACATTGTAATTTCCACCTGCGAGGCAAAGAGTCAGACCGGGACGAGTTATTTGTCCGCCAACTTTGCGAAAGAATGGAAATCCATTTACATACCATTGATTTCAACACGACCCAATATGCAACGGAAAAACATATTTCGATTGAAATGGCCGCACGGGAACTCCGCTACCAATGGTTCGAGAAAATTAGAAAAGAATGTCAGGCAGATGTTGTCGCTGTGGCCCATCACCAGGATGATAGCATAGAAACTATACTACTTAACCTGATTCGGGGAACAGGAATTACCGGTCTGTTAGGAATCCGCCCCCGTAATGGAACCATCGTACGCCCTCTGCTTTGTATCAACCGGGAAGAGATAATTCGTTACCTGCAAAACATCGGACAAGATTATGTGACAGACAGCACCAATCTGGAAGACGAATATACCCGTAATAAAATCCGACTCAACCTCCTTCCCCTCATGCAGGAAATTAATCCGTCAGTCAAAAACACTCTGATAGATACGAGTAATTATCTGAATGATGTAGCCACTATATATAATAAATGTATAGAGGAAACTAAAAAGAAAATCATTACGGCAGAAGGTATCAGAATCTGTGATTTGGTAAAGGAACCGGCACCCGAAGCCATCTTATTCGAAGTCCTGCATCCTCTAGGATTCAATTCCGCACAAATCAAAGATATCACCCATTCGCTTCATAGCCAACCGGGCAAGCAATTCTGTAGCAAAGAATGGAGAGTGATAAAAGACAGAGAATTCCTATTAATAGAAACAGCTGAATCTGAAAATGAGACTCTTCCTCCTTTTCAAATTATCAAAGAAGAAAAAGAATACACCCCGGATTTTCTCATTCCACGTGAAAAGGAAATTGCCTGTTTTGATGCCGACAAACTGAATGGAGAAATTCATTACCGGAAATGGCAGCCGGGAGACACTTTTATTCCTTTTGGAATGAAAGGAAAGAAAAAAATAAGCGATTATCTGACCGACCGCAAATTTTCTATCAGCCAAAAAGAACGCCAATGGGTACTCTGCTGTGGAGAACACATCGCATGGCTGATAGGCGAACGAACAGACAACCGCTTTCGTATTGATGAAACGACTAAGCGCGTCGTGATTTACAAAATAGTCTGA